In Amia ocellicauda isolate fAmiCal2 chromosome 5, fAmiCal2.hap1, whole genome shotgun sequence, a genomic segment contains:
- the LOC136749626 gene encoding epididymal sperm-binding protein 1 isoform X3, translating to MEALGGFCSSFYILCCIILSLPASNIVSGVVTVGGNDPGKECVFPFVYDKNTYFECTTINNNRIPWCATTSDYPQDKKWGNCPFTGPSTTGGNSNGAPCQFPFKYKNKDYYNCTTDSEKSKRLWCATTSDYAQDPKWGYCPTSGVVTVGGNDPGKECVFPFVYDKNTYFECTTINNNRIPWCATTSDYPQDQKWGNCPFTGPSTTGGNSNGAPCQFPFKYKNKDYYNCTTDSEKSKRLWCATTSDYAQDPKWGYCPTSGIVTVGGNDPGKQCVFPFVYEKKMYFECTTINNENIPWCATTSDYTQDKKWGNCPFTAG from the exons ATGGAGGCATTGGGAGGATTTTGCAGCagcttttatattttgtgttgtattattttatcgTTGCCAG CGAGCAACATCGTCTCag GTGTTGTGACGGTGGGTGGTAATGATCCTGGAAAAGAGTGTGTGTTCCCCTTCGTTTATGACAAGAATACATACTTTGAATGCACAACCATCAATAACAACCGCATCCCCTGGTGTGCCACAACCAGTGATTATCCTCAAGACAAGAAGTGGGGTAACTGTCCTTTTACAG GGCCTTCTACCACCGGTGGAAACAGTAATGGTGCACCCTGTCAATTtccttttaaatacaaaaataaggaTTACTATAACTGCACTACAGACAGTGAGAAATCAAAAAGACTTTGGTGTGCAACAACTTCAGATTATGCTCAAGACCCAAAGTGGGGATACTGCCCCACATCAG GTGTTGTGACGGTGGGTGGTAATGATCCTGGAAAAGAGTGTGTGTTCCCCTTCGTTTATGACAAGAATACATACTTTGAATGCACAACCATCAATAACAACCGCATCCCCTGGTGTGCCACAACCAGTGATTATCCTCAAGACCAGAAGTGGGGTAACTGTCCTTTTACAG GGCCTTCTACCACTGGTGGAAACAGTAATGGTGCACCCTGTCAATTtccttttaaatacaaaaataaggaTTACTATAACTGCACTACAGACAGTGAGAAATCAAAAAGACTTTGGTGTGCAACAACTTCAGATTATGCTCAAGACCCAAAGTGGGGATACTGCCCCACATCAG GTATTGTGACGGTGGGTGGTAATGACCCTGGAAAACAGTgcgtgttcccctttgtttatGAAAAGAAGATGTACTTTGAATGCACAACTATCAATAATGAGAACATACCCTGGTGTGCCACAACCAGTGATTATACTCAAGACAAGAAGTGGGGCAACTGCCCTTTTACAG CAGGTTGA
- the LOC136749626 gene encoding epididymal sperm-binding protein 1 isoform X4: MRTDENKKMEALGGFCSSFYILCCIILSLPASNIVSGVVTVGGNDPGKECVFPFVYDKNTYFECTTINNNRIPWCATTSDYPQDKKWGNCPFTGPSTTGGNSNGAPCQFPFKYKNKDYYNCTTDSEKSKRLWCATTSDYAQDPKWGYCPTSGVVTVGGNDPGKECVFPFVYDKNTYFECTTINNNRIPWCATTSDYPQDQKWGNCPFTGIVTVGGNDPGKQCVFPFVYEKKMYFECTTINNENIPWCATTSDYTQDKKWGNCPFTAG; the protein is encoded by the exons ATGAGGACAGATGAAAACAAG AAAATGGAGGCATTGGGAGGATTTTGCAGCagcttttatattttgtgttgtattattttatcgTTGCCAG CGAGCAACATCGTCTCag GTGTTGTGACGGTGGGTGGTAATGATCCTGGAAAAGAGTGTGTGTTCCCCTTCGTTTATGACAAGAATACATACTTTGAATGCACAACCATCAATAACAACCGCATCCCCTGGTGTGCCACAACCAGTGATTATCCTCAAGACAAGAAGTGGGGTAACTGTCCTTTTACAG GGCCTTCTACCACCGGTGGAAACAGTAATGGTGCACCCTGTCAATTtccttttaaatacaaaaataaggaTTACTATAACTGCACTACAGACAGTGAGAAATCAAAAAGACTTTGGTGTGCAACAACTTCAGATTATGCTCAAGACCCAAAGTGGGGATACTGCCCCACATCAG GTGTTGTGACGGTGGGTGGTAATGATCCTGGAAAAGAGTGTGTGTTCCCCTTCGTTTATGACAAGAATACATACTTTGAATGCACAACCATCAATAACAACCGCATCCCCTGGTGTGCCACAACCAGTGATTATCCTCAAGACCAGAAGTGGGGTAACTGTCCTTTTACAG GTATTGTGACGGTGGGTGGTAATGACCCTGGAAAACAGTgcgtgttcccctttgtttatGAAAAGAAGATGTACTTTGAATGCACAACTATCAATAATGAGAACATACCCTGGTGTGCCACAACCAGTGATTATACTCAAGACAAGAAGTGGGGCAACTGCCCTTTTACAG CAGGTTGA
- the LOC136749626 gene encoding epididymal sperm-binding protein 1 isoform X2: MRTDENKKMEALGGFCSSFYILCCIILSLPASNIVSGVVTVGGNDPGKECVFPFVYDKNTYFECTTINNNRIPWCATTSDYPQDKKWGNCPFTGPSTTGGNSNGAPCQFPFKYKNKDYYNCTTDSEKSKRLWCATTSDYAQDPKWGYCPTSGVVTVGGNDPGKECVFPFVYDKNTYFECTTINNNRIPWCATTSDYPQDQKWGNCPFTGPSTTGGNSNGAPCQFPFKYKNKDYYNCTTDSEKSKRLWCATTSDYAQDPKWGYCPTSGIVTVGGNDPGKQCVFPFVYEKKMYFECTTINNENIPWCATTSDYTQDKKWGNCPFTG; encoded by the exons ATGAGGACAGATGAAAACAAG AAAATGGAGGCATTGGGAGGATTTTGCAGCagcttttatattttgtgttgtattattttatcgTTGCCAG CGAGCAACATCGTCTCag GTGTTGTGACGGTGGGTGGTAATGATCCTGGAAAAGAGTGTGTGTTCCCCTTCGTTTATGACAAGAATACATACTTTGAATGCACAACCATCAATAACAACCGCATCCCCTGGTGTGCCACAACCAGTGATTATCCTCAAGACAAGAAGTGGGGTAACTGTCCTTTTACAG GGCCTTCTACCACCGGTGGAAACAGTAATGGTGCACCCTGTCAATTtccttttaaatacaaaaataaggaTTACTATAACTGCACTACAGACAGTGAGAAATCAAAAAGACTTTGGTGTGCAACAACTTCAGATTATGCTCAAGACCCAAAGTGGGGATACTGCCCCACATCAG GTGTTGTGACGGTGGGTGGTAATGATCCTGGAAAAGAGTGTGTGTTCCCCTTCGTTTATGACAAGAATACATACTTTGAATGCACAACCATCAATAACAACCGCATCCCCTGGTGTGCCACAACCAGTGATTATCCTCAAGACCAGAAGTGGGGTAACTGTCCTTTTACAG GGCCTTCTACCACTGGTGGAAACAGTAATGGTGCACCCTGTCAATTtccttttaaatacaaaaataaggaTTACTATAACTGCACTACAGACAGTGAGAAATCAAAAAGACTTTGGTGTGCAACAACTTCAGATTATGCTCAAGACCCAAAGTGGGGATACTGCCCCACATCAG GTATTGTGACGGTGGGTGGTAATGACCCTGGAAAACAGTgcgtgttcccctttgtttatGAAAAGAAGATGTACTTTGAATGCACAACTATCAATAATGAGAACATACCCTGGTGTGCCACAACCAGTGATTATACTCAAGACAAGAAGTGGGGCAACTGCCCTTTTACAG GTTGA
- the LOC136749626 gene encoding epididymal sperm-binding protein 1 isoform X1 codes for MRTDENKKMEALGGFCSSFYILCCIILSLPASNIVSGVVTVGGNDPGKECVFPFVYDKNTYFECTTINNNRIPWCATTSDYPQDKKWGNCPFTGPSTTGGNSNGAPCQFPFKYKNKDYYNCTTDSEKSKRLWCATTSDYAQDPKWGYCPTSGVVTVGGNDPGKECVFPFVYDKNTYFECTTINNNRIPWCATTSDYPQDQKWGNCPFTGPSTTGGNSNGAPCQFPFKYKNKDYYNCTTDSEKSKRLWCATTSDYAQDPKWGYCPTSGIVTVGGNDPGKQCVFPFVYEKKMYFECTTINNENIPWCATTSDYTQDKKWGNCPFTAG; via the exons ATGAGGACAGATGAAAACAAG AAAATGGAGGCATTGGGAGGATTTTGCAGCagcttttatattttgtgttgtattattttatcgTTGCCAG CGAGCAACATCGTCTCag GTGTTGTGACGGTGGGTGGTAATGATCCTGGAAAAGAGTGTGTGTTCCCCTTCGTTTATGACAAGAATACATACTTTGAATGCACAACCATCAATAACAACCGCATCCCCTGGTGTGCCACAACCAGTGATTATCCTCAAGACAAGAAGTGGGGTAACTGTCCTTTTACAG GGCCTTCTACCACCGGTGGAAACAGTAATGGTGCACCCTGTCAATTtccttttaaatacaaaaataaggaTTACTATAACTGCACTACAGACAGTGAGAAATCAAAAAGACTTTGGTGTGCAACAACTTCAGATTATGCTCAAGACCCAAAGTGGGGATACTGCCCCACATCAG GTGTTGTGACGGTGGGTGGTAATGATCCTGGAAAAGAGTGTGTGTTCCCCTTCGTTTATGACAAGAATACATACTTTGAATGCACAACCATCAATAACAACCGCATCCCCTGGTGTGCCACAACCAGTGATTATCCTCAAGACCAGAAGTGGGGTAACTGTCCTTTTACAG GGCCTTCTACCACTGGTGGAAACAGTAATGGTGCACCCTGTCAATTtccttttaaatacaaaaataaggaTTACTATAACTGCACTACAGACAGTGAGAAATCAAAAAGACTTTGGTGTGCAACAACTTCAGATTATGCTCAAGACCCAAAGTGGGGATACTGCCCCACATCAG GTATTGTGACGGTGGGTGGTAATGACCCTGGAAAACAGTgcgtgttcccctttgtttatGAAAAGAAGATGTACTTTGAATGCACAACTATCAATAATGAGAACATACCCTGGTGTGCCACAACCAGTGATTATACTCAAGACAAGAAGTGGGGCAACTGCCCTTTTACAG CAGGTTGA